In one Hymenobacter sp. DG25B genomic region, the following are encoded:
- a CDS encoding DUF3109 family protein translates to MIIIQNTVISDDVRDNFFVCNLEACKGACCVEGDLGAPLEEAELKILETEYEAIKPFLTEAGRAAIEQQGLYIKDWEGDYSTTTINDRECAYALYDERGILKCGIEQAYLAGATSFKKPISCHLYPIRISKYDGFEALNYDRWGICNPACSFGANLGVRVYQFLKDPLIRKYGEDWYAELVQEIENPTPAAS, encoded by the coding sequence ATGATTATCATTCAGAATACCGTCATTTCCGATGACGTGCGCGACAATTTCTTCGTCTGCAACCTGGAGGCCTGCAAAGGCGCCTGCTGCGTGGAGGGCGACCTGGGCGCGCCCCTGGAAGAAGCGGAATTAAAGATTCTCGAAACCGAATACGAAGCCATTAAGCCTTTCCTGACCGAGGCTGGCCGCGCTGCCATTGAGCAGCAGGGCCTCTACATTAAAGACTGGGAAGGCGACTACAGCACCACCACCATCAACGACCGGGAGTGCGCCTACGCGCTATATGATGAGCGCGGCATTCTGAAGTGCGGCATTGAGCAGGCCTACCTGGCCGGCGCCACCTCGTTCAAAAAGCCCATCAGCTGCCATCTGTACCCCATCCGCATCAGTAAATATGATGGTTTTGAGGCCCTTAACTACGACCGGTGGGGCATCTGTAACCCGGCCTGCTCGTTCGGCGCCAATTTGGGCGTGCGCGTGTATCAGTTTCTGAAAGACCCGCTCATCCGCAAGTATGGCGAGGATTGGTACGCGGAGCTGGTGCAGGAAATAGAAAATCCGACGCCCGCAGCGTCTTAA
- a CDS encoding DUF4290 domain-containing protein — MALPSLHKHELLQREYGQNTFQLVQGLRDIADRDERTKRAQQIVQLIFRLQPALRDQPDAQQKVWNHLYEMADEDLDIDAPFPLHGLSQLMKEPKPLPYPRQAPKLKAYGRAVEQMIEKAVSLEDATEREQAAITIGRTMKFLYRTHNKENAKDITILKHLKDLSGGKLELDAAQVESQNLFEMATSGRPAPFIVPQPRQERQEREMRRGSGGGGNNNRRDKQRRGGKKNRQEPQQPPQ, encoded by the coding sequence ATGGCATTACCTTCTCTTCATAAACACGAGCTGCTGCAGCGCGAATACGGCCAGAATACCTTTCAACTGGTGCAGGGCCTGCGCGACATTGCCGACCGGGACGAGCGCACCAAGCGCGCCCAGCAGATTGTGCAGCTCATTTTCCGCCTGCAGCCCGCCCTCCGCGACCAGCCCGACGCCCAGCAAAAGGTGTGGAACCACCTCTACGAAATGGCCGATGAGGATCTGGACATTGATGCGCCCTTCCCGCTGCATGGCCTGAGCCAGCTGATGAAGGAGCCCAAGCCCCTGCCCTACCCCCGGCAGGCCCCCAAGCTGAAAGCCTACGGCCGCGCCGTGGAGCAGATGATTGAAAAGGCTGTGTCGTTGGAAGATGCTACTGAGCGGGAACAGGCCGCCATTACTATTGGCCGGACCATGAAGTTCCTGTATCGCACGCACAACAAGGAAAACGCCAAGGATATTACTATTCTCAAGCACCTGAAAGACCTTTCGGGTGGCAAGCTGGAGCTGGATGCCGCGCAGGTAGAATCTCAGAATCTGTTTGAAATGGCCACCAGTGGCCGCCCGGCACCTTTCATTGTACCGCAGCCCCGTCAGGAGCGGCAGGAGCGCGAAATGCGCCGGGGTTCCGGCGGTGGCGGCAACAATAACCGCCGCGACAAGCAGCGCCGGGGCGGCAAGAAAAACCGCCAGGAGCCCCAGCAACCACCGCAATAA
- the murA gene encoding UDP-N-acetylglucosamine 1-carboxyvinyltransferase, with product MASFEVIGGKPLKGEIVPQGAKNEALQILCAVLLTAEPVTISNIPNIRDVNKLIELLRDMGVKVEQLAPDTYRFQADAVNIDYLDSAEFVAQGRALRGSVMILGPMLARFGKCQLPKPGGDKIGRRPMDTHFLGLEKLGGKLTMDGHDFYRITAENGLRGTHMLLDEASVTGTANIVMAAVLAEGITTIYNAACEPYLQQLCKMLVRMGAKINGIGSNLLTVEGVESLGGTEHRMLPDMIEIGSFIGLAAMTGSEITIKDCQIAELGLIPDTFRKLGIQMEFRGDDIHIPAQAHYEIATYLDGSILTVSDHTWPGFTPDLLSIVLVVATQAQGTVLIHQKMFESRLFFVDKLIDMGAQIILCDPHRATVIGLDQRTKLRGITMTSPDIRAGVALLIAALSADGRSVIENVEQIDRGYQYIDERLQALGAQIRRL from the coding sequence ATGGCCTCTTTTGAAGTAATTGGCGGGAAACCGCTGAAGGGTGAAATTGTACCGCAGGGCGCGAAAAACGAAGCACTGCAGATTCTGTGTGCTGTGCTGCTCACGGCCGAGCCCGTTACCATTTCCAATATTCCCAACATCCGCGACGTGAACAAGCTCATTGAGCTGCTGCGCGACATGGGTGTGAAAGTGGAACAGCTGGCGCCCGATACCTACCGTTTCCAGGCAGACGCGGTAAACATTGATTACCTGGACTCAGCTGAGTTTGTGGCCCAGGGCCGGGCATTGCGCGGCTCCGTCATGATCCTTGGTCCCATGCTGGCCCGGTTTGGCAAGTGCCAGCTGCCCAAGCCCGGTGGTGACAAAATTGGCCGCCGGCCCATGGATACGCACTTCCTGGGCCTGGAGAAGCTGGGGGGCAAGCTTACCATGGATGGCCACGACTTCTACCGCATTACGGCCGAAAACGGCCTACGCGGCACCCATATGCTGCTGGATGAAGCCTCCGTAACGGGCACTGCCAACATTGTGATGGCCGCCGTACTGGCCGAAGGCATTACCACCATCTACAATGCCGCCTGCGAGCCATATCTGCAGCAGCTTTGCAAAATGCTGGTGCGCATGGGCGCTAAAATCAACGGTATCGGGTCTAACCTGCTGACCGTGGAAGGCGTGGAAAGCCTGGGTGGCACCGAGCACCGCATGCTCCCTGACATGATTGAAATTGGTTCTTTCATCGGCTTGGCGGCCATGACGGGCTCCGAAATCACTATTAAAGACTGTCAGATTGCGGAGTTGGGCCTTATCCCGGACACCTTCCGCAAGCTGGGCATTCAGATGGAATTCCGCGGCGACGATATTCATATTCCGGCGCAGGCCCACTATGAAATTGCCACTTACCTGGATGGCAGCATTCTAACAGTTTCTGACCATACCTGGCCTGGCTTCACGCCCGATCTACTCAGCATTGTGCTGGTAGTGGCTACGCAGGCCCAGGGCACCGTGCTCATTCACCAGAAGATGTTTGAGTCGCGCCTGTTCTTCGTGGACAAACTTATCGACATGGGTGCTCAGATTATTCTCTGCGACCCGCACCGTGCTACCGTTATCGGGCTGGACCAGCGCACCAAGCTGCGCGGCATCACCATGACCTCGCCGGATATCCGGGCCGGGGTAGCGCTGCTCATTGCCGCCCTCTCCGCCGATGGCCGCAGCGTCATTGAAAACGTGGAGCAGATTGACCGCGGCTACCAGTACATTGATGAGCGCCTGCAGGCGCTGGGCGCACAGATTCGCCGCCTGTAA
- a CDS encoding DUF4349 domain-containing protein, which yields MKLHLNVFLGLVLLCASCSKQNSKESEAAENTPVTSTSADGFSAEENSKSASAESPPSQPKLAVAPTARLLVYHAELRVKTNNLRQASARLDSLVQTGGFVSAATENRENGQWRTDMTIRVEPARFQALLATICKLGTVEEKKLNTDDVTAEHADIAARLRTKRAVEARYVGLLATAKSIKEILQVEVKMSEVREEIEATESRLKALNDAVAYSTITVSLYQPIAETIPDAPVVSWSSRVVEAFYSGWQLLASLLVGLITIWPLWVFGTIGFWLWHRHKAALNG from the coding sequence ATGAAACTTCACCTGAATGTTTTTCTAGGATTGGTCTTGCTATGCGCCAGTTGCAGCAAGCAAAACAGCAAAGAGTCAGAGGCAGCAGAAAATACCCCAGTAACCAGTACATCTGCAGACGGGTTTAGCGCAGAGGAAAATAGTAAGAGCGCAAGCGCTGAGTCCCCTCCTTCACAACCCAAATTGGCCGTTGCCCCAACGGCCCGGCTACTGGTTTACCACGCAGAATTACGCGTAAAAACGAATAACCTGCGTCAAGCTAGTGCACGGCTGGATAGTCTCGTACAGACAGGCGGTTTTGTAAGTGCGGCCACCGAAAACCGCGAGAACGGCCAATGGCGCACCGACATGACGATTCGGGTGGAGCCTGCCCGCTTTCAGGCTCTGCTGGCTACTATTTGTAAGCTGGGTACCGTGGAAGAGAAAAAGTTAAATACGGATGACGTAACAGCCGAACATGCTGATATAGCTGCACGCTTACGAACCAAGCGGGCCGTTGAAGCCCGATATGTTGGATTGTTAGCCACCGCAAAGAGCATCAAGGAGATACTGCAGGTTGAAGTGAAAATGAGCGAGGTACGGGAAGAAATAGAAGCAACGGAAAGTCGCCTGAAAGCACTAAATGATGCCGTAGCATATTCCACCATCACGGTAAGTCTCTATCAACCCATTGCGGAGACTATTCCGGATGCACCGGTGGTTTCCTGGAGCAGCCGGGTGGTGGAAGCTTTTTATAGCGGTTGGCAATTGCTGGCATCCCTCCTGGTGGGCTTGATTACGATTTGGCCGTTATGGGTATTCGGGACTATTGGCTTCTGGCTTTGGCACCGCCACAAGGCGGCGCTGAATGGCTAA
- a CDS encoding ATP-dependent helicase, with the protein MALDYHKLLNPSQAAAVLHTEGPCMIIAGAGSGKTRVLTYRIAHLLEKGVDPFNILALTFTNKAAKEMRARIEKVVGPEAKNVWMGTFHSIFARILRSEADKIGFPRSFTIYDTQDSKTLIGQIVKELELDDKLYKPAMVLGRISAAKNKLISVHQYVNDPVIRQDDEAALRPKIGAIYQQYFNRCFKAGAMDFDDLLFNTNVLFKDHPDVLNKYQHIFKYVMVDEYQDTNYSQYLITRKLAAKDRNICVVGDDAQSIYAFRGADIQNILNFEKDYPELQVFKLEQNYRSTKNIVKAANSVIKNNQAQLRKDVFSDNEEGPLIEVLKAASDNEEGKLVSQSIYEDKMNQHLSYDDFAILYRTNAQSRAMEEALRKLNIRYKIIGGLSFYQRKEIKDLVAYLRLTVNPNDEQALRRVINYPKRGIGDTTISKLINAAEESNHTIWEVVANADQFLPTRVSNPVVDFAEKIKSYTAVAAKEDAFEAAKFIAKNSGMIEELYADKSIEGLSRYENIQELLNGIKAYTEDAEREDKSLGAFLQDIALVTDSDLKDAKDEGESVTLMTIHSAKGLEFRNVYIVGMEENLFPSQMMITSRADLEEERRLFYVAITRAEKKLTLSYATSRYQWGNLRSCEKSRFLDEIDPQYVDFKFSAGPAGSGSGDSPFGHVFERRSNLIPPAPRKTVATKYVAPFDFQPSDTSNLQTGQRVEHPKFGFGKVTQLETQAGSTKAIIHFEEVGEKTLLLSFAKLRVLG; encoded by the coding sequence ATGGCACTAGATTATCACAAACTTCTGAATCCATCGCAGGCGGCGGCGGTATTGCACACCGAAGGCCCCTGCATGATTATAGCCGGCGCGGGCTCCGGCAAAACGCGCGTGCTCACGTACCGCATTGCCCACTTGCTGGAAAAAGGCGTTGATCCGTTCAATATTCTGGCCCTTACCTTCACCAACAAGGCCGCCAAAGAAATGCGCGCCCGGATTGAGAAGGTGGTAGGCCCGGAGGCGAAAAACGTATGGATGGGCACCTTCCACAGCATTTTTGCCCGCATTCTGCGCTCCGAGGCCGATAAAATTGGTTTTCCCCGCTCCTTCACCATCTACGACACGCAGGACTCCAAAACCCTGATTGGGCAGATTGTGAAAGAGCTGGAGCTGGACGACAAGCTCTATAAGCCCGCTATGGTGCTGGGACGCATATCGGCGGCCAAAAACAAACTGATTTCCGTGCATCAGTACGTGAATGACCCCGTTATCCGGCAGGACGACGAAGCAGCGCTGCGGCCCAAAATCGGGGCTATTTACCAGCAGTATTTCAACCGCTGTTTCAAGGCCGGCGCCATGGACTTCGATGATCTGCTGTTCAACACCAACGTACTGTTCAAGGACCATCCGGACGTGCTCAACAAGTACCAGCACATCTTTAAGTATGTGATGGTGGACGAGTACCAGGACACCAACTACTCCCAGTACCTGATTACGCGCAAGCTGGCCGCCAAGGACCGGAACATTTGCGTGGTGGGCGATGATGCCCAGAGCATTTATGCCTTCCGGGGCGCCGATATTCAGAACATCCTCAACTTCGAGAAAGACTATCCGGAGCTGCAGGTGTTCAAACTGGAGCAGAACTACCGCTCTACCAAGAACATTGTGAAGGCGGCCAATTCCGTCATCAAAAACAACCAGGCTCAGCTGCGCAAAGACGTTTTCTCTGACAACGAGGAAGGCCCGCTGATTGAGGTACTGAAAGCTGCTTCTGATAACGAGGAAGGCAAGCTGGTTTCCCAGAGCATCTACGAGGACAAGATGAACCAGCATCTTTCCTATGATGACTTTGCCATTCTGTACCGCACCAATGCCCAGAGCCGGGCTATGGAAGAAGCCCTGCGCAAACTCAATATCCGCTACAAAATCATTGGGGGCCTGAGCTTTTACCAGCGCAAGGAAATCAAGGACCTGGTGGCTTACCTGCGCCTCACCGTAAACCCGAACGACGAGCAGGCCCTGCGCCGGGTGATTAACTACCCCAAGCGCGGCATCGGCGACACCACCATCAGCAAGCTGATTAACGCGGCCGAGGAATCTAACCACACCATTTGGGAAGTGGTAGCCAACGCCGACCAGTTCCTGCCCACCCGCGTGTCTAACCCAGTGGTGGACTTCGCTGAGAAAATAAAGAGCTATACGGCCGTGGCGGCTAAGGAAGATGCCTTTGAGGCAGCCAAATTCATTGCCAAGAACTCGGGCATGATTGAGGAGCTGTATGCCGATAAGAGCATTGAAGGCCTCTCCCGCTACGAGAACATTCAGGAGCTACTGAACGGTATCAAGGCCTACACCGAGGATGCCGAGCGCGAGGATAAGTCCCTGGGCGCCTTCCTGCAGGACATTGCCCTGGTCACGGATTCCGACCTGAAAGATGCCAAGGACGAAGGCGAATCCGTGACGCTGATGACGATTCACTCGGCCAAGGGCCTGGAGTTTCGCAACGTATACATAGTGGGTATGGAGGAAAACCTGTTCCCCAGCCAGATGATGATTACCTCGCGGGCCGACCTGGAGGAAGAGCGCCGCCTGTTCTACGTAGCCATCACGCGGGCCGAGAAAAAGCTCACCCTCAGCTACGCCACCTCCCGCTACCAGTGGGGCAACCTGCGCAGCTGCGAAAAAAGCCGCTTTCTGGATGAAATCGACCCACAGTACGTGGACTTCAAGTTCTCCGCCGGTCCGGCAGGCTCGGGCTCGGGCGATTCGCCCTTCGGCCACGTTTTCGAGCGCCGCAGCAACCTGATTCCGCCGGCCCCGCGCAAAACAGTGGCCACCAAATACGTAGCGCCTTTTGATTTTCAGCCTTCTGACACCAGCAATCTGCAAACCGGGCAGCGCGTGGAGCATCCCAAGTTTGGCTTTGGCAAGGTAACCCAGCTGGAAACGCAGGCCGGCTCTACCAAAGCCATTATCCACTTTGAGGAAGTAGGCGAGAAAACGTTATTGCTGAGTTTTGCGAAATTGCGGGTGTTAGGCTGA